From a single Saimiri boliviensis isolate mSaiBol1 chromosome 7, mSaiBol1.pri, whole genome shotgun sequence genomic region:
- the RHOF gene encoding rho-related GTP-binding protein RhoF isoform X2 yields the protein MLFPATHHPPPSACKDGQGTQPTVSEAKKLEAEARHQPLGTWGHHEPSSPTGQEDYDRLRPLSYQNTHLVLICYDVMNPTSYDNVLIKWFPEVTHFCHGTPMVLIGCKTDLRKDKEQLRKLRAAQLEPITYMQGMSACKQIRAALYLECSAKFRENVEDVFREAAKVALSALKKTQRQKKRRLCLLL from the exons ATGCTGTTCCCAGCAACCCACCACCCTCCTCCTAGTGCTTGCAAGGATGGACAGGGAACTCAGCCGACTGTATCAGAAGCAAAGAAGCTGGAGGCTGAAGCCAGACACCAGCCTCTGGGGACTTGGGGACACCATGAGCCCAGCAGCCCCACAG GGCAAGAAGACTATGACCGGCTGCGGCCCCTGTCCTACCAGAACACCCACCTCGTGCTCATCTGCTATGACGTCATGAACCCCACCAGCTATGACAACGTCCTCATCAAG TGGTTCCCTGAGGTCACGCATTTCTGCCATGGGACCCCCATGGTGCTCATCGGCTGCAAGACGGACCTAAGGAAGGACAAGGAGCAGCTGCGGAAGCTCCGGGCCGCCCAGCTGGAGCCCATCACCTACATGCAG GGCATGAGCGCCTGCAAACAGATCCGAGCTGCTCTCTACCTGGAATGCTCCGCCAAGTTTCGGGAGAATGTGGAGGACGTCTTCCGGGAGGCCGCCAAGGTGGCTCTCAGTGCTCTAAAGAAGACACAGCGGCAGAAGAAGCGCCGGCTCTGCCTGCTGCTGTGA